A window of Streptomyces sp. NBC_01689 genomic DNA:
GTTCGGGGAGCGGTCGACGGCCGTCGAGGTGGCGACCAGTACGAGGTCGATGTCGTCCGGGGCCAGTCCGGCCGTCGCGAGCGCCTTGGCGGCGGCGTGCCCGGCGAGTTCGTCGACGGGTTCGTCGGGTCCGGCGATGTGGCGCGTGCGGATGCCCACCCGGCTCGTGATCCACTCGTCACTGGTGTCGACCAGGGCCGCCAGGTCCTCGTTGGTGAGGACCCTGGCGGGCTGGTAGTGGCCGACGGCCGCGATGCGTGAGCCGTTCATGGGGGGTCTCCCTCGTTGCCTTGGGTGGCGAGATCCTCCAGTCTGATCAGTGACCCATGGGTACGACGTCAGGTGATGCCACAGGAAAGCGGCGCGAGGGTTGTCGGCTTCTGTCAGACCCTCGGACACCCGAGCGCGGTCCGCACAGACGCCCGGACCTCATCCCGTGAACAGCTGCTTGACCTTGAGCACGAGCTCGTACAGGCCGTAGCAGAGCGGTGCCCCCACCCAGAGCCACGAGAAGGCGATCAGGGGCCGCCGGTCAGGCGGACTGCTGGGGCTGGACGGAGTCGTCATCGGCGGCCTCCCTCGGCGCGGGGACGTGGTGGCGTGCGTGGACGGGACGGATCAGCTCGTTGGCGACGAAGCCGACGGCCAGCAGTCCGATCATGATCAGGAACGAGATGTCGTAGAGCTCGGCGCCGTGCTTGCCCGCGTCCTTCTGCCGGTCCGCGATCCAGTTGACGATCAGCGGGCCGAGGACACCGGCCGTGGACCAGGCGGTGAGCAGCCGGCCGTGGATCGCGCCGACCTGGTAGGTCCCGAAGAGATCCTTGAGGTAGGCGGGGACGGTCGCGAAGCCACCCCCGTAGAAGGAGAGGATCACCAGCGCGCAGATGATGAAAAGGGGCTTGGAGGAGTCCCCGAACTGTGAGATCAACAGGTACATCAGCGCGCCCACGCCGAGGTAGACCCGGTAGATGTTCTTGCGCCCGATCAGGTCCGAGGTCGAGGACCAGCCGATCCGGCCCGCCATGTTCGCCGCCGAGAGCAGCGCCACGAAGCCCGCGGCCGCCGAGACCGACACCGGGGTGGACGAGTCCGCGAAGAAGTCCGTGATCATCGGCGCGGCCTTCTCCAGGATGCCGATGCCCGCGGTCACGTTCATGCACAGCACGAGCCACAGGCACCAGAACTGCGGGGTGCGCACCGCGTTCCTGGCCGAGACCTGCACCCCGTCGAGGGGCCCGGGGCGGGCCTCGACGGGCTTCTCGGAGCGCGGCACCCGTACCAGCAGCACGCCGAGCGTCATGAACACGGCGTACGACAGCCCGTGCACCAGGAAGGCGAGGGCGATGCCGGAGGAGTCGGAACCGAAGGACTTCAGCATCTGCGCGGACCACGGGGAGGCGATCAGCGCACCGCCGCCGAATCCCATGATCGCGATGCCGGTGGCCATGCCCGGCCGGTCCGGGAACCACTTGATCAGGGTCGAGACCGGCGAGATGTAGCCGATGCCCAGCCCGATACCGCCGACGAAGCCGTAGCCGAAGACGATCAGCCAGTACTGCTCGGTGGCGGCGCCGAGCGAGGCGATCAGGAAACCGCTGGAGAAGCAGACCAGGGCGACGGTCATCGCCCAGCGCGGACCGTTGCGCTCCACCAGGGTCCCGCCGAACGCGGCGGACAGTCCGAGCATGACGATGCCGAGCTGGAAGGGCAGCGCGCTCTGGGTTCCGCTGAGACCGAGCGCGGATTCGAGCGGTGGCTTGAAGACGCTCCAGGCGTAGGCCTGGCCGATGGAGAGGTGGACCGACAGGGCGGCGGGCGGGACGAGCCAGCGGCTCCAGCCGGGTGGCGCGACAGGGGGACTCATGATCCCGGACGATAGGAAGCGGTTGTCCGGTTGGGAACCCGTACGACATCAACTCGTCGACCGTATGCGGTGAACGGTGTCCGTCGTGCGACGAACGGTCGGCCGGGCGCGTGCGGCGGCCGGAAACGGACCGTCGTGCGGCCCTTGGTCCCGGACCGGCCGCCCCGGCTCCCGCCCCCGCCGCCGGGTCGCGACCCCCTCCGCCGCACGGCACCTCACCGTTCCGGTGCGGCGAGTCGTGCCGATTCGTCCGCCGTGAGCCGGAGGGCGGCCGCCGCCATGTTCTGCGCGAGGTGGTCCGGGTCGCCGGTGCCGGGGATCGCCAGCACATGCGGTCCCTGCCGCAAGGTCCAGGCCAGCCGGACCTGCGCGACGGACGCCTGGTGGGCGCGGGCGACGGCGCGCACCGTCTCGCCGTCCCGGGCGCCCGGACCCGCCTCGCGTCCGGCGCCGGCGATCGCGAAGAACGGCACGAAGGCGAGGCCGAGTTCACCGCAGATCCGCAGCAGGGACGCGTCCTCGGCGGACGCCCCGATCCCGTACGGGTTCTGCACGCACACGACCGGGGCGATGGCCCGGGCCTCGGCCAGTTGCCCGGCGGTGACATGGGAGACGCCGAGGTGGCGGATCAGTCCGGCGTCGCGCAGCTCGGCCAGCGCGCCGAAGTGCTCGGCGATCGAGCCGGTGCGCCGGCTCGGCGGCACCCGCAGGTTCACCACGTCCAGGTGATCGCGGCCGAGTTGGCGCAGGTTCTCCTCGACCTGGCCGCGCAGCTGCGCCGGGTCGGCCCACCACCAGGCGCCCGAGGCGTCCCGTCCCGGCCAGACCTTGGTGGCGATCACCAGGTCCCGCGGGTACGGCGCGAGCGCCCGGTTGATCAGTTCGTTGGCGGAGCGGGTGGCCGAGAAGTAGAACGCGGCGGTGTCGATGTGGTTCACGCCCAGCTCGACCGCCCGCCGGAGCACGGCGATCGACCGCTCACGGTCGCGGGGCACTCCCCCGCCGAAGGGCGCGGTGCCGGTCAGGCGCATCGCGCCGAACCCGATGCGGTTGACGGTCAGGTCGCCGAGTCGCCAGGTGCCCGCGGTTCCCGCGGTGGTCGTACGTGCGCTCATGACAGGGGTCTCCTCTTGCCGGTACGGGGTGGGGAACGCCCGGGCCGAGGGGCGGCTCGGGGCGGCCGGGACGCCCGAGGGGGCCCGGGCGGCCGGGGTGGCCGGGGTGGCGGGCGGGGTGAGCACCGCCGAGTCGGGTCCGCCCGGCGCCGGGACCCGTCGCGGGGCAGGACACGGGAAGGACCGGAGCACACCTCGGGACCGGAACACACCTCGGGACGGCCCGGGTCGCGCTCGGCCCCGGCGGGCCCTGGTCCGGGCATGAAAAAAGCCTTCCGGCGGACAGCGGTCCGCACCGAGAAGGCCTATGTGGTCAGCAGCATCCTAGCGGAGTGCCCGGCGCCTCCACCAGCGGGGTGTCCGACCGGAGCACCCGCCCGTGGGAGGGGGTCCGCGCCGGGTGCTGCGCGAAGCCTTGCCGCCCCAACTTCCATACTGTAGACAATATTTCGTCGACAGAGTTCGGCAGTTCCTCGGTACCCTCGACCGAACGGAGCGAGCCACAGTGAAAGTCGCCGTTCTCGGCGCCGGTGCGATCGGCGCCTATGTCGGGGCCGCGCTGCACCGCGCAGGCGCCGATGTGCATCTCATCGCCCGTGGACCGCATCTCGCGGCCATGAGGCGGCACGGAGTCCAGGTCCACAGTCCGCGCGGCGACTTCACCGCGCGCGCCCACGCCACCGACGACCCGGCCGAAGTCGGGCCCGTCGACTACGTCTTCCTGGGTCTGAAGGCCAACTCGTACGCGGCGTGCGGGCCGCTGATCGAGCCGCTGCTGCACCGGGACACGGCGGTGGTCGCCGCCCAGAACGGCATCCCCTGGTGGTACTTCCACCGGCACGGCGGCCCGCACGACGGCCACCGGGTGGAGAGCGTGGACCCCGACGGCGCGGTCAGCGCGGTACTCGCGCCCGAACGGGCCGTGGGATGCGTGGTGTACGCCGCGACCGAGCTGGAAGGGCCCGGGGTCGTCCGCCACCTGGAGGGCACCCGGTTCTCGATCGGCGAACCCGACCGCTCGCTCTCCCCCCGCTGCCGGACCCTCAGCGAGGCCATGCGGGCGGGCGGCCTCAAGTGCCCCGTCGAGTCCGACCTGCGCAACGACATCTGGCTGAAGCTGCTGGGCAACATCTCCTTCAACCCCATCAGCGCGCTGTCCCGGGCGACCATGCGGCAGATGTGCCTGCACGGCGGGACCCGCAAGGTCATCGAGATCATGATGGCCGAGACACTCGCCGTCGCCCGGGCCCTCGGCTGCGAGGTCGGCGTCTCCATCGAACGCCGGCTGGCCGGCGCCGAACGCGTCGGCGACCACCGCACCTCCACCCTGCAGGACCTGGAACGCGGCAAGCCGCTCGAACTCGACGTGCTGCTCGCGGCCGTCGTGGAACTGGCGGAGATCACCGGGGTCCCGGTCCCCACCCTCCGTACCGTGCACGCACTGTCGGATCTGCTCGCATCGAGGACCGCCGCATGAGGAAACGCGAACCGAGGATCTACACACGGCTCACGCACCCGCTGGTGCGGGACAGCCGGGACGAGCCCTTCCGGCGGGCCACCTGGGACGAGGCCCTGAGCCGCGCGGCCGCCGGACTGCACGCCGCGCGCGGTGCGTTCGGCATGTTCTCCTGCGCCCGCGCCACCAACGAGATGAACTTCGTGGCCCAGAAGTTCGCGCGCGTCGTCATGGGCACCAACAACGTCGACTCCTGCAACCGCACCTGTCACGCCCCGAGCGTCGCCGGTCTCTCCGCGGCCTTCGGCTCGGGCGGCGGGACCTCCTCCTACGCGGAGGTGGAGGAGACCGACCTCGTGGTGATGTGGGGCTCCAACGCCCGCTTCGCGCACCCCATCTTCTTCCAGCACGTGCTGAGGGGGATCAGGAACGGCGCCCGGATGTACGCGGTCGACCCCCGCCGCACCTCGACGGCCGAGTGGGCGGAGGGCTGGCTCGGTCTGAACGTCGGCACCGACATCCCGATGGCGCACGCGATCGGCCGCGAGATCATCCACGCGGGTCTCGTCAACCACGCGTTCGTCCGGCGCGCGACCAGCGGCTTCGAGGAGTACGCGCGGCTCGTGGAACCCTGGACGCTCTCCCTCGCGGAGAAGGTGACCGGCGTACCGGCCGCCGCGATAAGGGAGTTGGCGCACGCCTACGCACGCGCCGAGCGCGCCCAGCTGTGCTGGACCCTCGGCATCACCGAGCACCACAACGGCACCGACAACGTCCGCGCCCTGATCAACCTGTCCCTGCTGACGGGTCACGTGGGCCGCCCCGGCTCCGGGCTGCAACCCCTGCGCGGCCAGAACAACGTGCAGGGCGGCGGCGACATGGGAGCCATCCCCAACCGGCTCCCCGGCTTCCAGGACATCCTCGACCCGGACGCGCGCGCGAAGTTCGAGTCCGCGTGGAACACCGTCATCGAGCCGCACCACGGACTGAACCTGACCGAGATGTTCGAGGCGATGGAGGAGGGCACGCTCAAGGCGGTCTACTGCATCGGGGAGAACCCGGCGCAGTCGGAGGCCGACAGCGAGCAGGCCGTCCGGCGGCTCGGCGCCCTCGACTTCCTCGTCGTCCAGGACATCTTCCTCACCAGGACGGCCGAACTCGCCGACGTGGTGCTGCCGGCGACCGCCGGATGGGCCGAGACGGAGGGCACCACCACCAACAGCGAGCGGCGTGTCCAGCGGGTGCGCGCGGCGGTGACCCCGCCCGGTGAGGCCCGTGAGGACATCGACATCCTCCGCGACCTCGCCGCGCGCCTCGGGCACGAGTGGAAGTACGACGACTCCGAGGCCGTCTGGGACGAACTGCGCTCCCTCTCCCCCGACCACCACGGGATGACGTACGCGCGGCTGGAGGAGGAGCAGGGCATCCAGTGGCCCTGCCCGGACCCGACCCGCCTCGAACCACCGCACCTGCACGGCCGGTTGTGGGCCGACGACCCCGCCGAACGCGGCCGGCGCGCACCCTTCGGCCTCGTCGCGCACGACCCGCCGGTGGACCTGACGGACGAGACGTACCCGATCCGTCTCACCACCGGACGGCGGCTCGACTCGTACAACACCGGTGTGCAGAGCGGCGGTTTCGCCTCACCGCTGCGGCGCGGCGAGTACGTCGAGCTGTGCCCGGAGGACGCGGAGCGCTACGGGGTCGTGGTGGGCGAGGAGGTCCAGGTCTCCTCGCGCCGCGGCAGCGTGCGGGCGCCCGTGTGGATCGACACCGCCCTGCGCCCCGGGCTCGCGTTCATGACGATGCACTTTCCCGACGACGTGGACACCAACCGGCTGACGATCGAGGCGAACTGCCCGATCGCGGGGACGGCGGAGTTCAAGGCGTCGGCGATCCGGATCGACAAGCTGCCGGTCACGGCCGTGAGGAGCTGAGGCGGGACATGGATCTGCACTTCGGTGACAGCAAGCCCTCGGACGAGGAACGGGCCGCCGTCGACGCGCTGCTCGGCCCTCCGGAGTCCTCGTGGGAGGGCGCCGACCGGTCCGACGCCGACCTCAGGTGGGCGCGCGGTGGCCGCGAGGCACGCGCGCGCCGGGACCTGCTGCTGCCGGGGCTGCACGCCGTCAACGACCGGGTCGGCTGGATCAGCGAGGGCGCGCTCGCCTATCTGTGCCGCCGGCTGACCGTCCCCCCGGCGGAGGCGTACGGCGTCGCGACGTTCTACGCGATGTTCTCGGTGAAGCCGCGCCCGGCGACCGTGCTGCACGTCTGCACGGACCTCGCGTGCCTGGCGGCGGGGGCACCGGAGCTGTGCGAGGGGGTCGAGTCCCGGCTCGGCCCCGGCAGCGGGGTGAGCGTGCAGCGCGGCCCGTGCCTCGGTCTGTGCGAGCGGGCCCCGGCCGCGCTCGCCATCAGGGCGGGTGATCCGGTGCGTACCGCCGTGGCGGCGCCCGCCACCGTCGAGCGGGCCGTGCTGGCGGCGAGCGCGCCCGGGTCGGCGGCCGGGGAACCGCCCGCGGAGCGGGCCCTCCCCCAGGCCGGCGACCCCTCCCTGATCCTGCTGCGCCGCGTCGGCGTGGTCGATCCCGCGGACCTGGACGACTACCGGGCGCACGGCGGGTACACCGCGCTGCGCCGGGCCTTCGCGCTCGGGCCCGCCGGCGTCGTCCGCGAGGTGACCGAGTCGGGCCTGGTCGGGCGGGGCGGCGCGGCCTTCCCCACCGGCCGCAAGTGGCAGGCCACGGCGTCCCGGCCGGAGACCCCGCACTATCTGGTGTGCAACGCCGACGAGTCCGAACCGGGCACCTTCAAGGACCGGGTGCTCATGGAGGGTGACCCGTACGCGCTCGTCGAGGCGATGACGGTCGCCGGCTACGCGACCGGCGCACACCAGGGCTATCTGTACCTGCGGGGCGAGTACCCGCGCGCCCTGCGCCGCATGGAGCACGCCATCGGCCGGGCCCGTGCGCGGGGGCTGCTCGGCGACGACGTGCTCGGCCAGGGGTACGCCTTCGACATCGAGATCCGGCGCGGCGCGGGCGCGTACGTCTGCGGCGAGGAGACCGCCCTGTTCAACTCGATCGAGGGCCACCGGGGCGAGCCGCGCACCAAGCCGCCCTTCCCCGTGGAGAAGGGCCTGTTCGGCAGGCCCACCGCCGAGAACAACGTCGAGACGCTGGTGAACGTCCTGCCGGTCCTGACCATGGGCGCCGAGGCGTACGCGGCGATCGGCACCGCGGGCTCCACCGGTCCGAAGCTGTACTGCGTGTCGGGGAGCGTGGAGCGTCCCGGCGTCTGGGAACTGCCCTTCGGGGCGACGCTGCGCGAGTTGCTGGAGCGGGCGGGCGTGCGGGAGGGCCTGCGGGCGGTGCTGCTCGGCGGCGCGGCCGGCGGTTTCGTACGGCCCGACGAGCTGGACGTGCCGCTCACCTTCGAAGGCACCCGGGAGGCGGGCACGACCCTCGGCTCGGGTGTGGTCATGGCCTTCGACGACACCGTCCCCCTCCCACGTCTGCTGTTGCGGATCGCCGCGTTCTTCCGCGACGAGTCGTGCGGGCAGTGCGTGCCCTGCCGGGTCGGGACCGTACGCCAGGAGGAGGCGCTGCACCGGATCGCCGAGCGCACCGGCGCGGCCGCGGCGCACGACGTCGCCCTGCTCAGGGAGGTCGGCCGCGCGATGCGGGACGCCTCGATCTGCGGTCTGGGGCAGACCGCGTGGAACGCCGTGGAATCCGCGATCGACCGTCTGGGGGTCTACGCATGACCGTGACACCGCTGGGGACTCCCCGCCGGCTGGTCGAGTTCACCCTCGACGGCGAACCGGTGCGGGCCCCCGAGGGATCGCCGCTTCTCGACGCCTGCCGGTCCGCGGGCAAGGACGTCCCGGCCCTGTGCCAAGGTGACACGCTGACCCCGAAGAACGCCTGCCGGATCTGTGTCGTCGAGGTCGAGGGCGCCCGCACCCTGGTCCCGGCCTGCTCGCGCGGCGCCGAGCAGGGCATGCGGGTACGGACGGACACGGAGCGCGTGCGCCACAGCCGCCGGATCGTCCTCGAACTGCTCGCCTCCTCGGTGGATCTGTCGACCACGCCCCGGGTGGCGGGGTGGATCGAGGAGTACGGGGCCGAGCCCGGCCGGTTCGGCCCCGACGCGGCCCGCGTCGACGAGGAGCCCCGGGTCGACAACACCCTGTACGTGCGCGACTACGACAAGTGCATCCTCTGCTACAAGTGCGTGGACGCCTGTGGCGACCAGTGGCAGAACACCTTCGCGATCGCGGTCGCCGGACGCGGTTTCGACGCCCGGATCGCGGTGGAGCACGACGCCCCGCTGACCGACTCGGCCTGCGTGTACTGCGGGAACTGCATAGAGGTCTGTCCGACGGGAGCGCTCTCCTTCAGGTCGGAGTTCGACATGCGGGCGGCGGGTACCTGGGACGAGTCCGCGCAGACGGCCACGACCACGGTGTGCGCGTACTGCGGTGTGGGCTGCAACCTCACGCTGCACGTGCAGGACAATGAGATCGTCAAGGTCACCTCTCCGCACGACAACCCGGTGACCCACGGCAATCTCTGCATCAAGGGCCGTTTCGGCTACCAGCACGTACAGAACCGGGACTGATCAGGACATGGGACGAGTCACGGAACGACGCAAGGTGATCCGCATCCGGGACGGGGCCGAGAGCACCCGCCCCGACACACTGGTCGCCGAGGAACCCCTGGAGATCCGCCTCAACGGGAGGGCGCTCGCCATCACCATGCGCACCCCGGGCGACGACTTCGCGCTCGCGGCGGGCTTCCTGGTCAGCGAGGGGGTCCTCGGCAGGGCGGAGGAACTGCAGAGCATCGTCTACTGCGCGGGCGCGACGGCGGACGGCTCGAACACGTACAACGTCGTGGACGTACGGACGGCGCCCGGCGTCGTCATGCCCGACATCACCCTCGAACGCAACGTCTACACGACGTCGTCCTGCGGTCTGTGCGGCAAGGCGAGCCTGGACGCGGTCCGTACGACCGCGCGCTGGACCATCGACGACGGTGACGACGCTCCCCCGGTCCGGCTGGAGCCCGCACTCCTCGCCGTCCTCCCCGACCGGCTGCGTGCGGCGCAGCGGGTTTTCGACCGGACCGGGGGTCTGCACGCCGCGGCGCTGTTCACGGAGGACGGCGAGCTGCTCGACGTGCGCGAGGACGTGGGCCGGCACAACGCGGTCGACAAGCTGGTCGGGCGCGCCCTTCAGGACGGGAGGCTGCCGCTCTCCCGGACCGTTCTGCTGGTGTCGGGGCGGGCCTCGTTCGAACTGGCGCAGAAGGCCGTCATGGCGGGCATCCCGGTCCTGGCGGCGGTCTCGGCCCCCTCGTCCCTCGCCGTGGACCTCGCCGCCGAGTCGGGCCTGACGCTGGTCGGATTCCTGCGCGGCGCCTCCATGAACGTGTACGCGGGCGAGCACCGCATCGCCCTGCGGGCCGCGGCCGCCCAGGGCTGACCGGCTCCCCGCGACACGGCGGCGGGGCCCCGACCGGCGGGGAGCGCCCCCTGCGCCGAAGGGGTCCCGCTGTGAGCTGTCCGGAGCCGGGCCGACGCGGCGGGGCCCGCCGGGCGGCCGGACGCCGCACGGGCTCCGCCCTTCCCGCCGCGCGCGCGGTGCGGGTCCGGCCGCGCGCGGCCACGACTCCCCGGGCCGCTGCGTGAGCCTTCGGTGCGGCGAGCCGGTGCGCGGCGCCCGACGTCGCCGGGCGCTTCCCCCCGCACGGCCGCGCTTCCCTCCGCACGACCGGCCCGTGCGCGGCGTCCGAGGGCGGCCTCGGCGGGCTCAGCCGGTGCTGAAGCTCACCTGCTCGACGGCGACGACCGTGCCCAGCCGGGGGAAGTCGAGGCGGACGGAGGCCTCGTGCTCGGCGGCGGTGAGGGCGGCCATCGCGTCCTCGGCGAAGACCAGGTCGTAGCCGAGGTCTCCGGCGGCGCGGGCGGTGGACTCGACCCCCAGGTTGGTGGCGATCCCGCCGAACACCAGGGTGGAGACGCCGCGTTCCCGCAGCCGCGCGTCGAGGCCGGTGCCCTGGAATCCGCCGATGGACCGCTTGACGATCTCCAGGTCCCCCTGCGCGGCGAGGCCGGCGACCAGACCGCTGCCCGGCGGCTGTTCGGCCACCCCGGGCCGTTCGACCCGGACCAGGACGACGAGCGCGCCCGCCTTGCGGAAGACGGTCGCCAGCTCCTCGGCGGCGGAGAGGACTGCGGTGCCGTCGCGCGGCTCCACGGGCAGCCCGACGATACGGTCCATCAGATCCACGAGCACCAGGGCGCTGCGCGCGGGATCGAGGGCGAGGCGGGGTGCGGTTTCGGGTGCGGTCATGACGGAACGTTAGCCGCCCCTGGCTGTCCGTACCGGAAATCCGGATCAACCAGCCCGTGAACTGATCCCGTTCGGCCCTCGGACCGAGGGCCCCTCGCGCCCGGTGAACCCCCAAAATCTGGCGTGAACACGACCGGTGCCTGCGGCTTGTGGGGTGCTCAGGGGCCCAAGTAGCCTCTGTGGCCCGCACATCGGACGTGGGATGTCGGACGTCCGATGTCAGCCTCCGGATCACCCTGATCGCCCAGCCGCAGGAAGGGCAGGTCGCACCATGCCGTCAAGCCTCCGCGCTCGTCTGAGATCCACCGCGGCAGCCGCCCTCACGGCCGCCCTCACCGCGGCCGCGCTGATCGCGCTGCCCGGCCCGGCCGGGGCCCAACAGGCCACCGCTCCGGCCGAGTTCGAGCAGCAGGTGCTCTTCAAGGCGGCCCAGGACCCGGGCTACGCCTGTTTCCGCATCCCCGCCGTCGTCCGGACGCCGCGGGGCACCCTGCTGGCGTTCGCCGAGGGACGCGTCCACGACTGCGGTGACGCGGGCGACATCGACATCGTCGTCAAGCGGTCGACGGACGGCGGCCGGACCTGGGGCCCGCTCCAGGTCGTGAACGAGGGCGCGGGTGACACGCACGGCAACCCCGCGCCCGTCGTGGACGCGCGGACCGGCCGTGTGGTGCTGGCCGAGACGTACAACACGGGCCGTACGGACGGCCGCAGTTGTGACGTCCCCTGTGACCGCACCCCGCATCTGCAGTACAGCGACGACGACGGTCTCAGCTGGTCGGCGCCGAGGGACCTGAGCGACGAGATCCTCCCGCCGGAGTGGAACTCCTGGTACGCCACCGGTCCCGTGCACGGCATCCAGCTGACCCGCGGCCGGCACACCGGACGCCTGGTCTTCGGCGTCAACACCGAGACGTGGGACGGCAGCCGGGTGACCGCCAACAACGCCGCCCTCATCACCAGCGACGACGGCGGGAGCCACTGGCGGATCGGCGCCACCGACTCGTGGCCCATCGCCGACGACGGCACCTTCCGCCAGAAGCCGTCCGAACTGACGCTCACCCAGCGGACCGACGGCGCCGTGCTCGTCAGCGGGCGCGAGCAGGACGGCACCGATCTCGGCCACCGCACCCAGGCCGTCAGCCGGGACGGCGGCGACACCTTCACCGCCCCCTTCCGCGACCTCCCGGACCTCTACGCGCCCCAGGTACAGGGTTCCGTCCTGCGCCTGGACGACCGGATGCTGCTGGCCTGCCCCGGCGATCCCGACCGCCGCAGGACCATGATGATCCGTTCCTCCTACGACGGGGGCCGCACCTGGGACAGCGTGGACCGCGGCACGGTCGTCACCACGGACTGGTCCGGCTACTCGGACCTGACCCGGATCGACGGCGACACCGTGGGACTGCTGTACGAGGGCGGCGCGGTCGACGCGCGCGACGAGATCCGCTTCGCCCGCTTCACCGAGAGCCGGCTCACGCCACGCCGGGGACCGGACCCCACGACGGCCGACCTCGCCCCGCGCACCGCACGGGCCGCGGTGCTCGGCGGCCCCCGCGCGACGACGGGCGTCCTGGGCGGCGCCCTGGAGTTCGACGGCGCCGATGACGCCGTACGGCTGCCGTACCAGGACCGTCTGCCCCTCGGCGCCGAGGACTTCACCGCGTCCCTGTGGTTCCGCTACACGGCGACCACCGGGGAGCAGCCGCTGCTGTGGATGGGCGGGATCGGCACCACGCAGCCGCAGGTGTGGATGCGCGCGGAGCCCGCGTCCGACCGGATCACCGCGCTGATCACCACCCGCAACGGCGCGACGCCCCCGGCCACCGCGTCGGTACGCCTCCCGGGCGCCCGCGACGACGGCCGGTGGCACCACCTCGTGCTGCGCCGCGACAGGAGCGCCGGGCTGCTCACGCTCTTCGTCGACGGTACGTCGGTGAGCGCCGCGGACGTGCCCGGATCGGTCAGCCGCAACTCGCCGTTCGGAGTGCATGTGGGACAACGGATGGACAGCCGGGCCTACTTCACCGGGGCGATCGACGAGGTACAGGTCTACGACCGGGCGTTGAGCGACGCGGAGCTGTCCGCACCTCCGGACCGGAAGGCGGGCCGGGACGCCGTCCTGTACCTGCCTCTGGACGATGTGCGCGGCGGCCGCTGACCACGCCTGCCCGTCCGTGCACGACGCCGCGTCCGCACGGCACCGCTCACGCGGGACGACGGCTTCGGCCGCGGCCGTCCGCCGGGCGCGGTCCGCCGCCCTGCCCGCGCCCGACGGGGAGGGCGGCGGCGCGTACGGGTCACGGCGGTGGCGGGGGCGCCCTCAGCCGGAGCGTCGCGCCGTACCGACCGCGGGG
This region includes:
- a CDS encoding 2Fe-2S iron-sulfur cluster-binding protein, producing MTVTPLGTPRRLVEFTLDGEPVRAPEGSPLLDACRSAGKDVPALCQGDTLTPKNACRICVVEVEGARTLVPACSRGAEQGMRVRTDTERVRHSRRIVLELLASSVDLSTTPRVAGWIEEYGAEPGRFGPDAARVDEEPRVDNTLYVRDYDKCILCYKCVDACGDQWQNTFAIAVAGRGFDARIAVEHDAPLTDSACVYCGNCIEVCPTGALSFRSEFDMRAAGTWDESAQTATTTVCAYCGVGCNLTLHVQDNEIVKVTSPHDNPVTHGNLCIKGRFGYQHVQNRD
- the fdhD gene encoding formate dehydrogenase accessory sulfurtransferase FdhD, with product MGRVTERRKVIRIRDGAESTRPDTLVAEEPLEIRLNGRALAITMRTPGDDFALAAGFLVSEGVLGRAEELQSIVYCAGATADGSNTYNVVDVRTAPGVVMPDITLERNVYTTSSCGLCGKASLDAVRTTARWTIDDGDDAPPVRLEPALLAVLPDRLRAAQRVFDRTGGLHAAALFTEDGELLDVREDVGRHNAVDKLVGRALQDGRLPLSRTVLLVSGRASFELAQKAVMAGIPVLAAVSAPSSLAVDLAAESGLTLVGFLRGASMNVYAGEHRIALRAAAAQG
- a CDS encoding isochorismatase family protein, translated to MTAPETAPRLALDPARSALVLVDLMDRIVGLPVEPRDGTAVLSAAEELATVFRKAGALVVLVRVERPGVAEQPPGSGLVAGLAAQGDLEIVKRSIGGFQGTGLDARLRERGVSTLVFGGIATNLGVESTARAAGDLGYDLVFAEDAMAALTAAEHEASVRLDFPRLGTVVAVEQVSFSTG
- a CDS encoding exo-alpha-sialidase, translated to MPSSLRARLRSTAAAALTAALTAAALIALPGPAGAQQATAPAEFEQQVLFKAAQDPGYACFRIPAVVRTPRGTLLAFAEGRVHDCGDAGDIDIVVKRSTDGGRTWGPLQVVNEGAGDTHGNPAPVVDARTGRVVLAETYNTGRTDGRSCDVPCDRTPHLQYSDDDGLSWSAPRDLSDEILPPEWNSWYATGPVHGIQLTRGRHTGRLVFGVNTETWDGSRVTANNAALITSDDGGSHWRIGATDSWPIADDGTFRQKPSELTLTQRTDGAVLVSGREQDGTDLGHRTQAVSRDGGDTFTAPFRDLPDLYAPQVQGSVLRLDDRMLLACPGDPDRRRTMMIRSSYDGGRTWDSVDRGTVVTTDWSGYSDLTRIDGDTVGLLYEGGAVDARDEIRFARFTESRLTPRRGPDPTTADLAPRTARAAVLGGPRATTGVLGGALEFDGADDAVRLPYQDRLPLGAEDFTASLWFRYTATTGEQPLLWMGGIGTTQPQVWMRAEPASDRITALITTRNGATPPATASVRLPGARDDGRWHHLVLRRDRSAGLLTLFVDGTSVSAADVPGSVSRNSPFGVHVGQRMDSRAYFTGAIDEVQVYDRALSDAELSAPPDRKAGRDAVLYLPLDDVRGGR